The following proteins are co-located in the Methylomonas sp. 11b genome:
- the ispF gene encoding 2-C-methyl-D-erythritol 2,4-cyclodiphosphate synthase: MIRVGQGYDVHRFNDGDHIILGGVKIPYERGLEAHSDGDVVLHALADAILGAAALGDIGKHFPDTDPEFKGADSRVLLRHVYKIVQEKGYKLVNADVTIIAQAPKMLPHVPAMRANIAADLAVDVDFINVKATTTEKLGFEGRKEGIAVQAVVLIEK, from the coding sequence ATGATCCGAGTCGGTCAAGGTTACGACGTCCACCGTTTCAACGACGGCGATCACATCATATTGGGCGGTGTGAAAATCCCCTATGAAAGAGGTTTGGAAGCCCATTCCGACGGCGATGTGGTGCTGCATGCCTTGGCTGATGCAATTCTCGGCGCGGCAGCGTTGGGCGACATCGGCAAGCATTTTCCGGATACCGACCCCGAATTCAAGGGTGCCGACAGCCGGGTATTGCTACGCCACGTCTACAAAATTGTCCAGGAAAAAGGTTACAAGCTGGTTAACGCCGATGTCACTATCATCGCCCAGGCACCGAAAATGCTGCCGCACGTGCCGGCTATGCGTGCCAATATCGCTGCCGACTTGGCCGTGGATGTCGATTTCATCAATGTCAAAGCTACCACGACTGAAAAATTAGGCTTCGAAGGCCGCAAGGAAGGCATCGCGGTGCAGGCGGTGGTGTTGATAGAGAAATAA
- the ispD gene encoding 2-C-methyl-D-erythritol 4-phosphate cytidylyltransferase: protein MNQILRCWAVVPAAGVGKRMQADRPKQYLPLAGKTVIEHTLNRLLQSGAFQAVAVAISIEDPYWPELDVSKHPDVITAPGGKERADSVLSALKALQGQAAEDDWVLVHDAARPCLTASDIHLQIDTLKNDEVGGILALSSHDTLKHVDGDTITATIDRKHVWRALTPQMFKYGMLRDALQQTEGNPAVTDEASALELLGYKPKIVEGRPDNIKITRPEDLALAQFYMEQQA, encoded by the coding sequence ATGAATCAAATTCTTAGATGCTGGGCGGTAGTCCCGGCAGCCGGCGTCGGCAAACGTATGCAAGCCGACCGCCCTAAACAATATCTACCGCTGGCCGGCAAAACCGTCATTGAACATACCTTAAATCGCTTATTGCAATCCGGTGCGTTTCAAGCCGTGGCTGTCGCTATATCGATTGAAGATCCGTATTGGCCGGAATTAGACGTATCCAAACATCCTGATGTGATTACCGCACCGGGCGGCAAGGAGCGGGCTGACTCGGTGCTGTCGGCGCTGAAAGCTTTGCAGGGCCAAGCCGCCGAGGACGATTGGGTGCTGGTGCATGACGCCGCACGACCCTGTCTGACGGCTTCTGATATTCATCTGCAAATCGACACGCTCAAAAACGATGAGGTCGGCGGCATTCTGGCGCTGTCTTCACACGACACGCTGAAACACGTCGACGGCGACACCATTACCGCAACGATAGACCGCAAACATGTCTGGCGGGCGTTGACGCCACAAATGTTCAAATACGGCATGCTGCGCGACGCTTTGCAGCAAACCGAAGGCAATCCGGCCGTTACCGACGAGGCCAGTGCATTGGAATTGTTGGGCTACAAACCCAAAATCGTCGAAGGCCGACCCGACAACATCAAAATCACCCGGCCCGAAGATCTGGCGCTGGCGCAATTCTACATGGAGCAACAAGCATGA
- a CDS encoding septum formation initiator family protein encodes MKTLIAIIILLIVHFQYRLWLGDASVSQISDYRERLDTLTKEAQEKKERNDSLYAEVLDLRRGLETIEERARYELGMIKENETFFQVLE; translated from the coding sequence ATAAAAACGCTCATCGCCATCATCATCCTATTAATCGTTCACTTCCAGTATCGGTTGTGGCTAGGTGATGCCAGCGTCTCGCAGATTAGCGATTATCGGGAACGTCTCGACACCCTGACCAAGGAAGCCCAGGAAAAAAAGGAACGCAACGATTCCCTGTATGCCGAGGTGCTGGATTTGCGCCGTGGCTTGGAAACCATCGAAGAGCGTGCCCGCTATGAATTGGGCATGATCAAGGAAAACGAAACCTTCTTTCAAGTGCTTGAGTAG
- the eno gene encoding phosphopyruvate hydratase: MARIVDVKAREVLDSRGNPTVEAEVYLASGIIGSAMVPSGASTGEREAIELRDGDKARYLGKGVLNAVNFVNTEIREAVVGMDANNQAALDEKMIALDGTPSKSRIGANAILGVSMAAARAAAQEAGVPLYKFLNKSGEFILPVPMMNIINGGSHADNSVDLQEFMILPVGAPTFREAIRYGAEVFHNLAKVLKSRGLATTVGDEGGFAPNLSSNEEAIEVILEAIEKAGYKAGVDIYLGMDAAASEYFDDGKYVLSAENRSFNSTEMVDFLAAWVDKYPIISIEDGLDENDWDGWKYQTEKLGGKIQLVGDDLFVTNPAILKEGIEKGIANSILIKVNQIGTLTETLAAIDMAAAAGYSAVVSHRSGETEDTTIADLVVATGTGQIKTGSLSRSDRVAKYNRLMKIEDELGDKAKYAGRSAFKMLK; this comes from the coding sequence ATGGCAAGAATAGTAGACGTAAAGGCAAGAGAAGTTCTGGATTCACGCGGTAACCCGACCGTTGAAGCGGAAGTGTATTTGGCATCCGGCATCATCGGTAGTGCGATGGTGCCCTCCGGCGCATCCACCGGCGAACGCGAAGCGATCGAATTACGCGACGGTGACAAAGCTCGGTATTTGGGTAAAGGTGTATTGAACGCCGTTAACTTCGTCAACACCGAAATTCGCGAAGCGGTCGTCGGTATGGATGCCAACAACCAAGCCGCGTTGGACGAAAAAATGATTGCCTTGGACGGCACCCCAAGCAAAAGCCGCATTGGTGCCAATGCCATCTTGGGCGTTTCCATGGCTGCCGCGCGCGCTGCTGCACAAGAAGCCGGTGTACCGTTGTACAAATTCCTGAACAAATCCGGCGAATTTATTTTGCCTGTACCGATGATGAACATCATCAACGGCGGTTCGCATGCTGATAACAGCGTTGATTTGCAAGAGTTCATGATTCTGCCTGTCGGCGCGCCAACCTTTCGCGAAGCGATCCGTTACGGTGCGGAAGTATTCCACAACCTGGCTAAAGTATTGAAAAGCCGCGGTTTAGCGACCACTGTGGGCGACGAAGGCGGCTTTGCGCCTAACTTGTCTTCCAACGAAGAAGCCATCGAAGTGATCCTGGAAGCGATTGAAAAAGCCGGTTACAAAGCGGGCGTTGACATCTATCTGGGTATGGACGCTGCTGCTTCAGAATATTTCGATGACGGTAAATACGTGTTGTCTGCGGAAAATCGCAGTTTCAACTCCACAGAAATGGTCGATTTCCTGGCAGCGTGGGTTGATAAGTACCCCATTATCTCCATCGAAGACGGTCTGGACGAAAACGATTGGGACGGCTGGAAATATCAAACCGAAAAATTGGGCGGCAAAATCCAGTTGGTCGGTGACGATTTGTTCGTGACCAACCCTGCTATCCTGAAAGAAGGTATCGAGAAAGGCATCGCTAACTCCATCCTGATCAAAGTCAACCAAATCGGTACCTTGACCGAAACCCTGGCGGCTATCGATATGGCTGCTGCTGCCGGCTACAGCGCGGTAGTTTCTCACCGTTCCGGCGAAACCGAAGACACCACCATCGCCGACTTGGTGGTCGCGACCGGCACCGGCCAAATCAAAACCGGTTCATTGAGCCGTTCCGATCGTGTTGCCAAATACAACCGTCTGATGAAAATCGAAGACGAGTTGGGCGACAAAGCCAAATACGCCGGCCGCAGCGCGTTTAAAATGCTGAAATAA
- the kdsA gene encoding 3-deoxy-8-phosphooctulonate synthase, which translates to MQLCNFEVGLDKPFFLIAGTCVIESEQMTMDTAGKLKEIADELNIPFIYKSSFDKANRSSLGSFRGPGLEKGLQILEKVKQQLHVPVLTDVHEDTPLEEVAAVVDVLQTPAFLCRQTNFIQSVAALGKPVNIKKGQFLAPWDMANVAAKAKATGNQQIMVCERGVSFGYNNLVSDMRSLAVMRDTGCPVVFDATHSVQLPGGQGNVSGGQREHVPVLARAAVAVGIAGLFMESHPKPEEALSDGPNSWPLHRMKELLEMLVTIDRAVKSTSLIETTL; encoded by the coding sequence ATGCAATTATGTAATTTCGAAGTCGGCCTGGATAAGCCGTTTTTCCTGATCGCCGGCACCTGTGTGATCGAAAGCGAACAAATGACCATGGATACCGCCGGTAAATTGAAAGAAATAGCCGACGAGTTGAATATTCCGTTTATCTACAAATCCTCGTTCGACAAAGCCAACCGTTCTTCATTGGGAAGTTTTCGCGGTCCGGGTCTGGAAAAAGGTTTGCAGATCCTGGAAAAAGTGAAGCAACAATTGCATGTGCCGGTTTTGACCGACGTCCATGAAGATACACCGCTAGAAGAAGTTGCGGCGGTGGTCGATGTGCTGCAAACACCGGCGTTTTTGTGCCGCCAGACCAATTTCATCCAAAGCGTCGCCGCTTTGGGCAAGCCGGTGAATATCAAAAAAGGCCAGTTTTTAGCGCCGTGGGATATGGCCAATGTCGCTGCTAAAGCCAAAGCCACCGGCAATCAGCAAATCATGGTTTGCGAGCGCGGCGTGTCGTTTGGCTATAATAATTTGGTTTCGGATATGCGTTCGTTGGCTGTGATGCGCGACACCGGTTGCCCGGTGGTATTCGACGCCACTCATTCCGTGCAGTTACCGGGCGGGCAAGGCAATGTTTCCGGCGGTCAGCGCGAGCATGTGCCTGTTTTAGCGAGGGCGGCAGTGGCAGTGGGCATTGCCGGACTTTTCATGGAATCGCATCCCAAACCGGAAGAAGCGTTGAGCGACGGCCCCAACTCCTGGCCTTTGCACCGCATGAAAGAATTATTGGAAATGTTAGTAACGATAGACCGGGCTGTTAAATCCACCAGCCTGATTGAAACCACTCTATAG
- a CDS encoding CTP synthase: MTKFIFITGGVVSSLGKGIAASSLAAILEDRGLKVTLTKLDPYINVDPGTMSPFQHGEVFVTEDGAETDLDLGHYERFLKTTMAKKNNFTTGQVYEQVLRNERKGEYLGATVQVIPHITDEIKRRVYASAEGTDVALIEVGGTVGDIESLPFLESIRQMGVELGRDRAVFIHLTLVPYIKSAGEIKTKPTQHSVKELRTIGIQPDILICRSEQPIPASERKKIALFTNVNEKAVISAIDADTIYRIPLLLREQGLDDIVVAQLRLDVPPADLSAWEKVVDGLTHPTDEVNIAIVGKYVDHTDAYKSLNEALIHAGIHTRHKVQITYIDSETIEAEGTAKLKDVDAILVPGGFGERGVEGKISTVRFARENKIPYLGICLGMQSAVIEFARDVVGLEGAHSTEFLPNSPHPIIGLITEWMDEAGQLNVRDEDSDIGGTMRLGAQKCRLKSDSLAFELYQKDVITERHRHRYEFNNQYLKQLEAAGMRFSGKSLDGRLVEIIELPDHPWFLACQFHPEFTSTPRNGHPLFSGFVEAAAKHKKQG, translated from the coding sequence ATGACAAAATTCATATTCATCACCGGCGGAGTGGTTTCATCCTTGGGAAAAGGGATAGCCGCTTCATCGTTGGCAGCCATCTTGGAAGATCGCGGCCTCAAAGTCACTCTCACCAAGCTCGATCCCTACATCAATGTCGACCCCGGCACCATGAGCCCGTTTCAGCACGGCGAGGTGTTCGTGACCGAGGATGGCGCGGAAACCGATCTGGACTTAGGCCATTACGAGCGGTTTTTAAAAACCACGATGGCCAAGAAAAACAACTTCACCACTGGCCAAGTTTACGAGCAAGTCTTGCGCAACGAGCGCAAAGGCGAGTATCTGGGCGCGACGGTGCAGGTCATTCCGCATATTACTGACGAAATCAAACGCCGTGTTTATGCCAGTGCCGAAGGCACTGATGTGGCCTTGATCGAAGTCGGCGGTACCGTAGGCGACATCGAATCCTTGCCGTTTCTGGAGTCCATCCGGCAGATGGGCGTGGAGTTAGGCCGCGACCGGGCTGTATTTATCCACCTGACTTTGGTGCCTTACATCAAGTCGGCCGGCGAGATTAAAACCAAACCGACGCAGCATTCGGTAAAAGAACTGCGCACCATCGGTATCCAGCCGGATATTCTGATTTGTCGTTCCGAACAACCGATCCCGGCCAGCGAACGCAAAAAAATCGCCTTGTTTACCAATGTCAACGAAAAAGCGGTTATTTCCGCGATTGACGCCGACACCATTTATCGCATCCCGCTATTGTTGCGCGAGCAAGGTTTGGACGACATCGTCGTAGCCCAGTTACGTTTGGATGTGCCGCCAGCTGACTTGTCGGCTTGGGAGAAAGTGGTCGATGGCCTCACTCACCCGACCGATGAAGTCAATATCGCCATCGTCGGCAAATATGTTGACCACACCGATGCTTACAAATCCTTGAACGAGGCTTTGATTCACGCCGGTATCCACACCCGCCACAAAGTACAGATCACTTATATCGACTCTGAAACCATCGAAGCTGAAGGCACCGCAAAGCTGAAAGACGTCGATGCGATTCTGGTACCCGGTGGTTTTGGCGAGCGCGGTGTGGAAGGCAAAATTTCCACGGTGCGTTTCGCCCGCGAGAACAAAATTCCTTATCTGGGCATTTGCTTGGGCATGCAGTCCGCAGTGATCGAGTTCGCCCGCGATGTGGTCGGTTTGGAAGGCGCGCACAGTACAGAATTTCTGCCGAATAGCCCGCATCCCATTATCGGTTTGATTACGGAATGGATGGATGAAGCAGGACAATTAAACGTGCGTGACGAAGATTCCGACATCGGCGGCACCATGCGCTTGGGCGCGCAAAAATGCCGTTTAAAATCCGATTCGTTGGCATTCGAGTTGTATCAGAAAGACGTGATTACCGAGCGCCATCGTCACCGTTACGAATTCAACAATCAGTATTTGAAACAGTTGGAAGCCGCCGGCATGCGCTTCTCCGGTAAATCACTGGATGGCCGCTTAGTGGAAATTATCGAGCTGCCGGATCACCCCTGGTTTTTGGCTTGCCAGTTCCATCCCGAATTTACCTCGACACCGCGTAACGGTCATCCGTTGTTTTCAGGCTTTGTGGAAGCGGCCGCCAAACACAAGAAACAAGGTTAA